From a single Fulvivirga ulvae genomic region:
- the paaD gene encoding 1,2-phenylacetyl-CoA epoxidase subunit PaaD: MYITEEQILEWLQEVKDPEIPVLSLVDLGVITDIDIDDHRVRVTITPTFVGCPAIDYMKQDISDVLNSYGIDHVDVVVSFEKSWNSNMITEKGRKALKDFGLAPPPKHNLIVDIDILERIECPNCGSTNTILNSPFGPTACRSIHHCNDCKETFEQFKPV, translated from the coding sequence ATGTATATTACGGAAGAACAAATATTAGAGTGGCTCCAGGAAGTAAAAGACCCTGAAATACCGGTTTTGTCACTGGTAGACTTAGGCGTTATTACTGATATTGACATTGATGACCACCGGGTACGCGTCACCATAACCCCTACTTTTGTGGGTTGCCCGGCTATTGATTACATGAAGCAGGACATTTCCGATGTCCTCAACAGCTATGGCATTGATCATGTGGATGTAGTAGTCTCATTTGAAAAATCATGGAACTCCAATATGATCACTGAAAAAGGCCGAAAAGCCTTAAAAGATTTTGGCCTCGCTCCTCCTCCAAAGCATAATCTGATCGTTGATATTGACATTCTCGAACGTATCGAGTGTCCGAATTGCGGTAGCACCAATACAATCTTAAACTCGCCCTTCGGTCCTACAGCCTGCCGCTCTATTCATCATTGCAATGACTGCAAAGAAACTTTCGAGCAGTTCAAACCGGTTTAG
- a CDS encoding phenylacetic acid degradation b, translated as MESLDPRVNRLNIKGFQGDLTRKVPLDQFGTFEVFVQEKENKPYQHEGIVHAPNKEMAFLFAKEQFSRRSTCTGLFVVETRNVFVTEFTEAEDTIYNYVSDEYPKKGDKEEYEFFHLMKRGKQHQHVGSIEARNPQEALALAKPAFINEKPVFNAWVIKTSDILFTSEEDKNIWDTLPDKKFRDASDYKASDKIKAFKERNAS; from the coding sequence ATGGAATCATTAGACCCCAGAGTTAACAGGCTTAATATAAAAGGATTTCAGGGCGATCTTACCCGAAAAGTACCCCTGGATCAGTTCGGAACTTTCGAAGTCTTTGTACAGGAGAAAGAAAACAAACCATATCAGCACGAAGGCATTGTTCATGCACCAAATAAAGAAATGGCTTTCCTTTTTGCTAAAGAACAGTTCAGCAGAAGGTCCACCTGTACAGGATTATTTGTTGTAGAGACCAGAAACGTGTTTGTAACAGAGTTTACTGAAGCTGAAGATACTATTTACAACTATGTTTCTGATGAATATCCTAAAAAAGGCGATAAGGAAGAATATGAGTTTTTTCACCTGATGAAAAGAGGCAAGCAACACCAGCATGTGGGATCGATCGAAGCCAGAAACCCTCAGGAAGCTTTAGCACTGGCAAAGCCGGCTTTCATTAATGAAAAGCCAGTTTTTAACGCCTGGGTAATTAAAACCAGTGACATTTTATTTACATCAGAAGAAGACAAAAACATCTGGGATACCTTGCCTGACAAGAAATTCAGGGATGCTTCAGATTACAAAGCATCGGACAAAATCAAGGCTTTTAAAGAACGTAACGCCAGTTAA
- the paaC gene encoding 1,2-phenylacetyl-CoA epoxidase subunit PaaC: MNETALKELLYKMADDQLIIGHRNSEWTGMGPLLEEDIAFSSMAQDKVGQSHALYQILHSLGESEPDTIAFTRNAEQFHNCTLTELPNGEYDFSLIRHFLFDTAEAIRFELLTESSYTPLAQLAKKIQGEIRYHTMHANTWIKQLGTATEESISRLQSSLDKALPYALGIFEPSPYEQELIADGIFPGEEVLKEKWTSRITEILSQTSLQLPDLNSIEPEFGGRTGKHTEHLQPLVEEMSEVFRIDPGAEW; the protein is encoded by the coding sequence ATGAACGAGACAGCACTCAAAGAACTTCTATATAAAATGGCTGACGATCAGCTTATCATTGGCCACAGAAACTCCGAATGGACCGGTATGGGTCCGCTTTTGGAAGAAGATATTGCATTTTCCTCCATGGCCCAGGATAAGGTTGGGCAAAGCCATGCATTGTACCAGATTTTGCATAGCCTTGGAGAAAGTGAGCCAGACACCATTGCCTTCACCCGCAATGCCGAGCAGTTCCATAATTGTACGCTGACAGAGCTTCCAAACGGCGAATATGATTTCAGCCTCATCAGGCACTTCCTTTTTGATACTGCGGAAGCTATACGTTTCGAATTATTAACAGAATCAAGTTATACACCTCTTGCACAGCTAGCAAAAAAGATACAGGGAGAGATCAGGTACCACACGATGCATGCTAACACCTGGATTAAGCAATTAGGTACAGCCACAGAGGAAAGCATAAGCAGACTGCAGTCATCACTTGATAAGGCTCTTCCTTACGCCCTCGGAATATTTGAACCTTCCCCCTACGAGCAGGAGTTAATAGCAGATGGAATATTTCCGGGAGAGGAAGTGCTAAAGGAAAAGTGGACCAGCAGGATTACAGAAATATTATCTCAAACAAGCCTGCAATTGCCTGATCTTAACTCAATAGAACCTGAATTTGGCGGAAGAACAGGAAAACATACTGAACATCTGCAACCCCTTGTTGAAGAAATGTCGGAGGTATTCAGGATAGATCCTGGTGCAGAGTGGTAA
- the paaA gene encoding 1,2-phenylacetyl-CoA epoxidase subunit PaaA, with the protein MYGGGNTFESARFEGLENEDPQKLAEFEARIERGEKIEPNDWMPQMYRKQLIRMIEQHAHSEIIGALPEGTWITRAPGFKRKLALMAKVQDEVGHAQLLYSAAETLGKSREQMIDDLIEGKSKYSNIFNYPAFTWADSCFISWLVDAGAIVNQLANARGSYGPYCRALDRICAEESFHLKYGHHCVIHMATGTPKQRQMMQEAIDRWWGPMMHFFGPPDKVSVHTEVLMKWKVKMASNDDCRNQFLDMYVPKIWELGLTIPDPNLKKNPETKKWEYTEPDWDEFKRVINGDGPCNAERLAVRRVAEERGKWVRQALLTPKTEYVTPLA; encoded by the coding sequence ATGTACGGAGGCGGAAACACATTTGAATCAGCCAGGTTTGAAGGTTTGGAAAATGAAGACCCTCAAAAACTTGCTGAATTTGAAGCCCGAATAGAAAGAGGTGAAAAGATCGAACCCAACGATTGGATGCCTCAAATGTATAGAAAACAACTCATCCGGATGATCGAACAGCACGCGCATAGTGAGATCATCGGGGCTTTGCCTGAAGGCACCTGGATAACAAGGGCGCCCGGCTTCAAAAGAAAGCTGGCCCTAATGGCAAAAGTGCAGGACGAAGTAGGTCACGCCCAGCTGCTCTACAGTGCTGCAGAAACTTTAGGTAAATCGAGAGAACAAATGATCGATGATCTGATCGAAGGAAAATCGAAGTACTCCAATATATTTAACTACCCTGCCTTCACATGGGCGGATTCATGTTTTATTTCCTGGCTTGTGGATGCCGGGGCCATAGTTAACCAGCTTGCCAATGCAAGAGGAAGCTACGGACCTTATTGCAGGGCCTTGGACCGTATTTGTGCAGAAGAGTCATTTCACCTTAAATATGGTCACCACTGCGTCATCCATATGGCAACAGGTACACCAAAGCAGCGGCAAATGATGCAGGAAGCTATAGACAGGTGGTGGGGACCTATGATGCACTTCTTTGGCCCACCGGATAAGGTTTCAGTGCATACCGAAGTACTCATGAAGTGGAAGGTAAAAATGGCCTCCAATGACGACTGCCGTAACCAGTTTCTGGATATGTATGTTCCTAAAATATGGGAGTTGGGTCTTACTATTCCAGATCCAAACCTGAAAAAGAACCCTGAAACTAAAAAGTGGGAATACACTGAACCTGACTGGGATGAATTCAAAAGAGTGATCAACGGTGACGGCCCCTGCAATGCTGAAAGGCTTGCCGTACGAAGGGTAGCAGAAGAAAGAGGTAAATGGGTACGCCAGGCATTGCTGACTCCTAAAACGGAATATGTTACCCCTTTAGCATAA
- a CDS encoding TetR/AcrR family transcriptional regulator, which translates to MVGVENLSRKEQVIRTASELFKQKGYSATSMRDLAQALGIEAASLYSHIKSKEEILQALCFEMAKRFQRSLKEVEGADISYSERLRRGITGHIHVMAKELTASAVFMNEHRHLSQPYLRDFLLMRINYINRFKKIIEGGIKAGEFKPVDTKLAVMTLFSSLNWMPHWYDPSGIIDPSELGNQLAGMLIEGLKTK; encoded by the coding sequence ATGGTGGGCGTAGAAAATTTAAGCAGAAAAGAACAAGTTATAAGAACGGCCTCCGAGCTTTTTAAGCAAAAGGGCTATTCTGCCACCTCCATGCGTGACCTGGCACAAGCACTTGGTATTGAGGCAGCTAGTCTTTATTCTCATATTAAATCCAAGGAAGAGATCCTTCAGGCATTATGTTTCGAAATGGCCAAAAGGTTTCAGCGATCACTCAAAGAAGTTGAAGGTGCTGATATTTCCTATAGTGAAAGATTGCGCAGAGGAATAACGGGGCATATTCATGTCATGGCCAAAGAGCTGACAGCCTCAGCCGTATTTATGAATGAACACAGGCATTTAAGCCAGCCATATTTGCGCGATTTCCTTTTAATGAGAATCAATTATATCAACAGGTTTAAAAAAATAATTGAAGGTGGTATAAAAGCAGGGGAGTTTAAACCGGTTGATACCAAACTGGCAGTAATGACACTCTTCTCCTCGCTAAACTGGATGCCACACTGGTATGATCCTTCAGGGATCATAGATCCCAGTGAGCTGGGAAATCAGTTGGCGGGGATGCTTATTGAAGGTTTGAAAACCAAATAA